ACATCTACCTTCATATTACCGTTGCGTGTCAGGCCTTCTTTACCGGTTTTATCGAGAACAGAGATCCAACCTTGATCTTGAATGGTCACGTCTAAGTCACGCCCAGTCGTAATGACACTACCCTGTTGAAAATTATGGCCCGGGCGTTCTGTCATACTGAATACGCGGCTTGGCATACCATCACCATAGGCTTGCATTGAGCGGGCTTGCGCCAAATCAGCACGGAAACCCGTGGTACTGACGTTTGCCAAGTTGTTCGCTCTAAGCTGCATAGCCTGCATATTCTGCTTTGCGCCACTCATAGCGAGAAACAGTGCACGATCCATAATTTGCTCCAATAATCACAATTCAGATCAATTAAAGCAAATGACGTGCCAAAATAAAATATGAATAAAAATCAAATGTTTATTAAAAAATAAACGATAAAGGGAAGAGATATACGAAGGGAATTGCCATAGGTGGCAACAATAGCAAGCTGGTTGTTGCCACCAGCCTGCTATTCAGATGATTGCGGAATGTCTTCAATCTCAGAACATTAATTAACGAATCTGCAGGATGTTCTGCTGAGTTTGATTGTGAACTTCAAGAGAACGAGAGTTCGCTTGGAAATTACGTTGAGCCGAAATAAGATCCACCAGCTCTTGGGTCATATCAATATTTGACTGTTCCAGCGTACCACTCGAAATCGTACCAAAGGAACCTTTGTTTGATTCACCCCAAATCTTATCACCAGAGAATTGAGTTGAATCCCACTGGGTTCCCCCTTTCTTATCTAGACCTTGCTCATTCGCGACTCGGACCAGTGCCACACGACCTAAGATAATGTTCTCACCATTTGAGTAAGTACCCAGCACACTGCCGTTCTCATCGAAATCAACTTTAGTCAGGAAGCCCGTCGTTGCGCCGTCTTCGTCAAACTTAGTCAATTCGAATGGAGCCGCAAACTGAGTCGCATCTTGCAGACCGAATGATAAAACTTGGGTAGCATCTGCACCATTGAGCTCAACAGGGTTAGCTCCGGCACCTAGCGCTTCAGACACAATATTCTGACCGTTATTCAAGCTCGCTAATGTGCCATCATTATTGAATCGCATCGTGTGACCAACATGGCCAGTCGGTGCCGTCGCATCACCACCTACAATATTAATCGGTTTCTCGCCGGCACTGTCAGTGACTGTATAATACGTCTGCCAAGTATTGGCTTGGTTCTGATCCTTCAAGTAGTACGTGGTCAACTTATACGATTGACCCATAGAGTCATAGATCGTCGAAGAGGTTGAGCGGTTGTACGTTTCTGGATCGGTGAAGTCAAATAACGCCGGGTCCTTCAACTCTCCACCAGCAGGCAAGTTAACACCAACATCAATATTTGAAGTCTGCTTAGGTTTACCAAACTCTTTAGGAATATTAATCGGTGAAGGCTCATAAGACAGTACATCACCAGTATCTTTATTCACTTGATAACCTAATAGAAACTCATCATTTGCAGTTGTCATGTAGTTATCTTTATTCAAGTGGAAAGCACCATTTCGCGTCAACTCATTCGAGGTAGGCGTTAATCGATCTTTAGCTACAGCAAAAAAACCGGTACCCGAGACGCGTAAATCCATAGGGTTATTGGTATAAATACTCGACCCCTCATGGAACTGCTGAGCCACTTTAGCGGCCTGCACACCTTGACCTGGTGTGGTCTTAGCGTGAGTAAACAATGAATTTGAATAAACATCACCAAACTCGGCACGAGACTCTTTAAAGCCATACGTGTTTGCGTTCGCAATGTTGTTACTGGTTGTGTTCAGATCTAACTGAGCTGCGGACAAGCCGCTTAATGCAACATAAGACATTCCAAATCTCCTATCTAGCCAGCGTGATTACGCTTTGCCAACTTCTAGTACTTCAGCAAGTCGAACTGGCGACTCAAAGCCAGCCAGATTGAGTAGTACGTTACCATCACCTTTACCAAGCAAAACACTATTAACGTTAGCGTAAGTCGAAACTTCAAACTCTTTCGACTGCCCGTCCAGCAAACCCGATGCTTTCACATTGTATTTGCCAGCCGGCAATGGATTACCGTTTTGATCCTTACCATCCCACACGACACGGCTATCACCTGCAGGTTTTGAACCGACATCGAAGGTACGGATAAGCTGCCCCATTTGGTCTTCTACTCGCACCATCAGGTTATCAACAGATTGAGGTAGTTTGACCATGGCAGCCATGGCGCCATCATCCGCTTTCACCCCTGCAGCACCCGGGACTAAAACGTCTCGACCAACAAGTGATGAAGCCTGAAGCGCTTGATTAGAAGTCATCGACGCATTCAGTGTTTCAAACTGATTGTTCATTTTGCCGATACCATCCACCGTCGCGAACGACGCCATTTGAGCAATCATCTGGTCATTGCTAACCGGCTTAAACGGATCTTGCTGAGCAAGCTGCTTGGTGAGCAAAGATAAGAAGTCTTCTTGTTTAAGATCCTGCTTACCTGTTGTTTCATCAGGCTTATTCTTGTCCTGAAGCTGTTTAAGCTGGTCAACATAGGACAAGCCACTTTGACCAACATTATTATTAATGCCTCCGGCCATAGGTTACCTCCTATCCTTATTGACCCATCTGCAGCGTACGCAGCAGCATTTGTTTGCTTGCATCTGCCACTTGTACGTTGGTTT
This sequence is a window from Vibrio coralliilyticus. Protein-coding genes within it:
- the flgE gene encoding flagellar hook protein FlgE yields the protein MSYVALSGLSAAQLDLNTTSNNIANANTYGFKESRAEFGDVYSNSLFTHAKTTPGQGVQAAKVAQQFHEGSSIYTNNPMDLRVSGTGFFAVAKDRLTPTSNELTRNGAFHLNKDNYMTTANDEFLLGYQVNKDTGDVLSYEPSPINIPKEFGKPKQTSNIDVGVNLPAGGELKDPALFDFTDPETYNRSTSSTIYDSMGQSYKLTTYYLKDQNQANTWQTYYTVTDSAGEKPINIVGGDATAPTGHVGHTMRFNNDGTLASLNNGQNIVSEALGAGANPVELNGADATQVLSFGLQDATQFAAPFELTKFDEDGATTGFLTKVDFDENGSVLGTYSNGENIILGRVALVRVANEQGLDKKGGTQWDSTQFSGDKIWGESNKGSFGTISSGTLEQSNIDMTQELVDLISAQRNFQANSRSLEVHNQTQQNILQIR
- the flgD gene encoding flagellar hook assembly protein FlgD, whose amino-acid sequence is MAGGINNNVGQSGLSYVDQLKQLQDKNKPDETTGKQDLKQEDFLSLLTKQLAQQDPFKPVSNDQMIAQMASFATVDGIGKMNNQFETLNASMTSNQALQASSLVGRDVLVPGAAGVKADDGAMAAMVKLPQSVDNLMVRVEDQMGQLIRTFDVGSKPAGDSRVVWDGKDQNGNPLPAGKYNVKASGLLDGQSKEFEVSTYANVNSVLLGKGDGNVLLNLAGFESPVRLAEVLEVGKA